A single region of the Acidobacteriota bacterium genome encodes:
- a CDS encoding PQQ-binding-like beta-propeller repeat protein, protein MSGEAQPAPVAALLGAALLLPGLAQIQAQDTDWPTITGGNDAGRYAALDQIDASNFARLEPAWRWRLPDNDLMANDPRFEDASMKQRTHVTTPIKIGDRLYVVTGYGVAAAVDPATGTTVWQHDPQSYGHGRPTNHGFTHKGPSFWHDPERPDAPGRLIYASTDAILRAVYADEGTPVRSFGNHGGVDLTTGLHRAVERRKYTVSSPATICRDVAIVGSSISDGPLGPGDGPPGDVRGFDVRTGRQLWTFHTVPQEGEHGTDTWEDESWRITGGANVWGLMSADEELGLAYLPTSTPTNDWYGGHRRGDNLYAESLVAVDCETGERRWHFQAVHHGLWDYDFAAPAVLGDVVVDGRSVKAAMLPSKQAFLYVFDRETGEPLWPIEERQVPQTGIPGEQTSATQPFPTKPPAFDRQGMQLADVIDFTPEIRAEAEHILTSHQYGPMYTPPSERGTVAMPGFEGGASWPGGAFDPETDKLYVPSFTAPILITLRRPDPSRSSFDFVARVSGFHGPFDLPISKPPYSRVTAYDMNRGDIVWQMPLGEGPRRHPRLAGLDLPLLGSGVRGHALVTKTLLIVSSGHSRSFRYQEAKAEREWNEQPEDVTGGLAWTNPRSAAREDWRYTVPALRAFDKATGELLAEVELPAHSDGSPITYLHRGVQYVVISIGGRGEPFELIAYRLPG, encoded by the coding sequence ATGTCCGGCGAGGCTCAGCCGGCACCCGTGGCGGCGCTCCTTGGCGCCGCACTTCTACTGCCGGGCCTTGCCCAGATTCAGGCACAGGACACCGACTGGCCGACGATCACCGGCGGCAACGACGCAGGCCGGTACGCCGCGCTCGACCAGATCGATGCCTCGAACTTCGCCCGCCTCGAACCGGCCTGGCGCTGGCGGCTGCCGGACAACGACCTGATGGCGAACGATCCGCGGTTCGAAGACGCGTCGATGAAGCAGCGGACACACGTCACGACGCCGATCAAGATCGGCGATCGGCTGTACGTCGTCACGGGCTACGGCGTCGCCGCCGCGGTGGATCCGGCAACGGGCACGACGGTCTGGCAGCACGATCCACAGAGCTACGGCCACGGCCGGCCCACGAACCACGGCTTCACCCACAAGGGTCCCAGCTTCTGGCACGATCCCGAGCGCCCGGACGCTCCTGGCCGCCTGATCTACGCCAGCACGGACGCCATCCTGCGCGCCGTCTACGCCGACGAAGGCACGCCGGTGCGCTCCTTCGGGAACCACGGCGGCGTCGATCTGACCACCGGACTGCACCGGGCCGTGGAACGCCGCAAGTACACCGTTAGCTCGCCTGCGACCATCTGCCGCGACGTCGCGATCGTCGGCTCGTCCATCTCGGACGGTCCGCTGGGACCGGGCGACGGACCGCCGGGCGACGTACGCGGCTTCGACGTGCGCACGGGGCGACAGCTCTGGACCTTCCACACCGTGCCCCAGGAGGGTGAGCACGGCACGGACACCTGGGAGGACGAATCCTGGCGGATCACCGGCGGCGCGAACGTTTGGGGCCTGATGAGCGCCGACGAGGAACTCGGCCTCGCCTACCTGCCGACCAGCACACCGACGAACGACTGGTACGGCGGTCATCGCCGCGGCGACAACCTCTACGCGGAGAGCCTGGTCGCGGTCGACTGCGAGACGGGCGAACGCCGCTGGCACTTCCAGGCCGTCCATCACGGCCTCTGGGACTACGACTTCGCCGCGCCGGCCGTGCTGGGCGACGTCGTCGTCGACGGTCGGAGCGTCAAGGCGGCGATGTTGCCCAGCAAGCAGGCGTTCCTCTACGTCTTCGATCGGGAGACCGGCGAACCCCTCTGGCCCATCGAGGAACGGCAGGTTCCCCAGACGGGCATCCCCGGCGAGCAGACCTCGGCCACCCAGCCCTTCCCCACCAAACCGCCGGCGTTCGACCGCCAGGGCATGCAGCTCGCCGACGTGATCGACTTCACGCCCGAGATCCGCGCCGAGGCGGAGCACATCCTGACCTCGCACCAGTACGGGCCGATGTACACGCCGCCGAGCGAGCGCGGCACCGTCGCCATGCCCGGCTTCGAGGGCGGTGCGAGCTGGCCCGGCGGCGCATTCGATCCGGAGACGGACAAGCTCTACGTGCCTTCCTTCACGGCGCCGATCCTGATCACGCTGCGGAGGCCCGACCCGAGCCGCTCCTCCTTCGACTTCGTGGCCAGGGTGTCGGGCTTCCACGGCCCCTTCGACCTGCCGATCTCGAAGCCGCCGTACTCGCGGGTGACCGCCTACGACATGAACCGCGGCGACATCGTCTGGCAGATGCCGCTCGGCGAGGGCCCTCGCCGACACCCCCGGCTCGCCGGCCTCGACCTGCCGCTTCTGGGCTCGGGCGTCCGCGGCCACGCCCTCGTGACCAAGACGCTGCTCATCGTGAGTTCCGGCCATTCCCGCTCGTTCCGGTACCAGGAGGCGAAGGCGGAGCGGGAGTGGAACGAACAGCCCGAGGACGTCACCGGCGGCCTCGCCTGGACCAATCCGCGGTCGGCGGCGCGCGAAGACTGGCGCTACACCGTGCCGGCGCTCCGCGCCTTCGACAAGGCGACCGGAGAGCTGCTCGCGGAGGTCGAACTGCCGGCCCACTCCGACGGCAGCCCGATCACGTACCTGCACCGCGGCGTGCAGTACGTCGTGATCTCCATCGGCGGCCGCGGCGAGCCGTTCGAGCTGATCGCGTACCGGTTGCCGGGCTAG
- a CDS encoding LLM class flavin-dependent oxidoreductase encodes MKFGAQVTVYRNTWDSVRDVAELLDQGPWDSIWYADHYLPPPGLKEEEHLAAQEAFTVAAATASITNNLKIGHLVLGNTYRNPGLVAKMAGTLDHICHGRFVLGIGAAWFKREHEAYGWTFPSMKERQDRFEEAVELIRALFRSNEPVDFSGEYYDLDSAPLSPGCYGDPIPILIGGTGEKRTLRTLARHGDVMNLDGWARGPMTREYFRHKVSVVNRHCEDAGRDPGEIRHTVLMPTFVTDDEAAAGRFIAARGLGEGTAAGSKSYVIDRIGEMIDAGAHEIMIGGIPTHRLDHYQMVAEEIIPAFD; translated from the coding sequence ATGAAGTTCGGCGCGCAGGTCACCGTCTACCGCAACACCTGGGACAGCGTCCGGGACGTGGCCGAGCTGCTCGACCAGGGCCCCTGGGACAGCATCTGGTACGCCGACCACTACCTGCCGCCCCCGGGACTCAAGGAAGAGGAGCACCTCGCGGCACAGGAGGCCTTCACCGTCGCCGCGGCGACCGCGAGCATCACGAACAACCTGAAGATCGGCCACCTGGTTCTCGGCAACACGTACCGGAATCCCGGCTTGGTGGCCAAGATGGCAGGCACCCTGGACCACATCTGCCACGGCCGCTTCGTGCTCGGGATCGGCGCGGCCTGGTTCAAGCGCGAGCACGAGGCCTACGGCTGGACATTCCCTTCGATGAAGGAGCGCCAGGACCGCTTCGAGGAGGCGGTCGAACTGATCCGGGCCCTGTTCCGTTCGAACGAGCCGGTCGATTTCAGCGGCGAGTACTACGATCTCGACTCCGCGCCCCTCTCGCCCGGTTGCTACGGAGACCCGATTCCCATCCTGATCGGCGGCACCGGCGAGAAGCGGACGCTGCGCACCCTGGCGCGCCACGGTGACGTGATGAACCTGGACGGCTGGGCCCGCGGACCGATGACTCGCGAGTACTTCAGGCACAAGGTCTCCGTCGTCAACAGGCACTGCGAAGACGCCGGCCGGGATCCGGGCGAGATCCGGCACACGGTGCTGATGCCGACCTTCGTGACGGACGACGAGGCCGCCGCCGGGCGCTTCATCGCCGCTCGCGGCCTCGGCGAAGGAACTGCGGCCGGCTCGAAGAGCTACGTGATCGACCGGATCGGCGAGATGATCGACGCCGGCGCCCACGAGATCATGATCGGCGGCATTCCGACGCACCGTCTCGACCACTACCAGATGGTCGCGGAAGAGATCATTCCCGCCTTCGACTGA
- a CDS encoding NADPH:quinone oxidoreductase family protein, with protein sequence MKAVVCSAFGPPENLTIEELPDPVAGPGEVVVDIHAAAITWPDTLIIENRYQFRGEPPFVLGGEVGGRIAAVGPDVDGLAVGDDVVGGGGTGGFAEQVLLKASQVRKLPPGLGHAEATGYGYAYGTGHYALKYRGNLKPGETLLVLGAAGGVGLAALELGKVMGARVIAAASSEEKLALCRERGADETINYAAEDLKNRAKELTDGKGVDLVYDAVGGDYAEAALRATNWRGRFLVIGFTAGIPRMPLNLTLLKGCDIVGVFWGASRMREPEIFEATRVETEALAAAGKIQPYISRRYPLEEVPQALRDMMDRKVIGKMVMQRGA encoded by the coding sequence ATGAAGGCAGTTGTATGCAGCGCGTTCGGCCCCCCGGAGAACCTGACGATCGAGGAACTCCCCGATCCGGTTGCCGGGCCGGGCGAGGTCGTCGTCGACATCCACGCGGCGGCAATCACCTGGCCCGACACGCTGATCATCGAGAACCGTTACCAGTTCCGGGGAGAGCCACCCTTCGTGCTCGGCGGTGAGGTGGGCGGCAGGATCGCGGCCGTCGGGCCGGATGTGGACGGCCTGGCAGTCGGCGACGACGTGGTCGGCGGCGGCGGCACCGGCGGTTTCGCCGAGCAGGTGCTGCTCAAGGCGTCCCAGGTCCGCAAACTGCCGCCGGGGCTCGGCCACGCGGAGGCTACGGGATACGGCTACGCCTACGGCACCGGCCACTACGCGCTGAAGTACCGCGGCAACCTCAAGCCGGGCGAGACGCTCCTCGTGCTGGGCGCCGCCGGCGGCGTCGGCCTTGCCGCGCTGGAGCTCGGCAAGGTGATGGGCGCGCGCGTGATCGCAGCCGCTTCGAGCGAGGAGAAGCTGGCGCTCTGCCGCGAACGCGGCGCCGACGAGACGATCAACTACGCCGCGGAGGACCTGAAGAACCGCGCCAAGGAGTTGACGGACGGTAAGGGCGTCGACCTCGTCTACGACGCGGTCGGCGGCGACTACGCCGAGGCGGCGCTCCGCGCCACGAACTGGCGCGGCCGGTTCCTGGTCATCGGGTTCACCGCGGGCATTCCGCGCATGCCGCTCAATCTCACCCTGCTCAAGGGCTGCGACATCGTCGGCGTGTTCTGGGGCGCCTCCAGGATGCGCGAGCCCGAGATCTTCGAAGCGACGAGGGTGGAGACCGAGGCGCTGGCCGCCGCCGGCAAGATCCAGCCCTACATCTCGCGCCGCTATCCCCTGGAAGAGGTGCCGCAGGCGCTTCGCGACATGATGGACCGCAAGGTCATCGGCAAGATGGTCATGCAGCGCGGCGCCTAG
- a CDS encoding AMP-binding protein: MAIDLELQERLMAAAPYGMGFAVHAELAPERMAVLSKFGGRSLGELNANANRLARVLRAHDVGPDVGVALLCRNRPEFIETVVACQRSGGRMTPINWHLSPPEVAYIVDNCEALVLIADEAFAPAVAAAQAASGHLRLTLAVGGEIEGAESYDEALAAEDGSNIDNPILGAPMLYTSGTTGHPKGVYRKANATPTPFLLAVRESGDFEPDTDCSLVTGPLYHAAPLGLNLAMPMGAGVGSVLMDKWDAEETLALIDRHRVTHTHMVATMFHRMLALPSEVRERYDVSSMRWLCHGAAPTPVHVKHKIIDWFGPVVWEYYAATEGGTFWVDSKEWLEKPGSVGRTVEGTKYKVLDDEGEPVPSGTTGTVYFEAPENSFVYFKAPEKTASAYRDDYFTMGDMGYVDEHGYLFLTGRSAETIIAGGVNIYPQEIDDVLQQHPAVYEVCTVGVPHEEWGESVKSVVEVDEGFEAGEDLAEELLAWCRENLPDFKRPRSIDFATDLPRMPTGKIQRGLVRAPYWKGRERQI, translated from the coding sequence ATGGCGATCGACCTCGAACTACAGGAACGACTGATGGCGGCAGCGCCCTACGGCATGGGCTTCGCGGTGCACGCCGAGCTGGCTCCCGAACGAATGGCGGTGCTATCGAAGTTCGGCGGCCGGTCGCTCGGCGAGCTGAACGCCAATGCGAATCGCCTGGCCCGCGTGCTGCGGGCGCACGACGTCGGTCCTGACGTTGGCGTCGCCCTGCTGTGCCGGAACCGGCCCGAGTTCATCGAAACGGTTGTCGCCTGCCAGCGATCCGGCGGACGCATGACGCCGATCAACTGGCACCTCTCGCCACCCGAGGTTGCCTACATCGTCGACAACTGCGAGGCCCTCGTGTTGATCGCCGACGAGGCCTTCGCGCCGGCCGTCGCCGCCGCCCAAGCTGCTTCCGGCCACTTGCGCCTGACTCTCGCAGTCGGCGGCGAGATCGAGGGCGCCGAGTCCTATGACGAAGCGCTCGCAGCGGAGGACGGCTCGAACATCGACAACCCGATCCTCGGCGCGCCGATGCTCTACACGTCCGGCACCACGGGCCACCCCAAGGGGGTCTACCGCAAGGCGAACGCGACGCCGACGCCGTTCCTGCTGGCGGTTCGCGAGTCGGGCGACTTCGAGCCGGACACGGATTGCTCGCTCGTCACCGGGCCCCTGTACCACGCCGCGCCACTGGGCCTCAACCTGGCGATGCCCATGGGCGCCGGCGTCGGTTCGGTGTTGATGGACAAGTGGGACGCGGAAGAGACCCTGGCGCTCATCGACCGGCACCGGGTCACCCACACCCACATGGTCGCGACGATGTTCCACCGCATGCTCGCACTGCCGTCGGAGGTCCGCGAGCGCTACGACGTTTCCTCGATGCGCTGGCTCTGCCACGGCGCGGCGCCGACGCCGGTCCACGTCAAGCACAAGATCATCGACTGGTTCGGCCCCGTGGTCTGGGAGTACTACGCCGCCACCGAAGGCGGCACGTTCTGGGTCGACTCGAAGGAGTGGCTGGAGAAGCCGGGTAGCGTCGGCCGCACGGTCGAAGGAACGAAGTACAAGGTGCTCGACGACGAGGGCGAGCCGGTGCCGAGCGGAACTACCGGCACGGTCTACTTCGAGGCCCCTGAGAACAGCTTCGTCTACTTCAAGGCCCCCGAGAAGACCGCCTCCGCCTATCGCGACGATTACTTCACGATGGGCGACATGGGCTACGTCGACGAGCACGGGTACCTGTTCCTGACCGGCCGGTCGGCGGAGACGATCATCGCCGGCGGCGTCAACATCTACCCCCAGGAGATCGACGACGTGCTCCAGCAGCATCCCGCGGTCTACGAGGTCTGCACCGTCGGCGTGCCCCACGAGGAGTGGGGCGAGAGCGTCAAGTCGGTGGTCGAAGTCGACGAGGGCTTCGAGGCGGGCGAGGACCTCGCCGAGGAACTCCTCGCCTGGTGCCGCGAGAACCTGCCCGACTTCAAGCGCCCGCGCTCGATCGACTTCGCGACCGACCTGCCGCGCATGCCCACCGGCAAGATCCAGCGCGGCCTGGTCCGGGCGCCGTACTGGAAGGGCCGCGAGCGGCAGATCTGA
- a CDS encoding aconitase X catalytic domain-containing protein — MPAGAPPETVALTVRDRAMLAGDHGAATAVAMRILVTMAGVYGAKRLLDIEGAHIDGCLYHGDSGVDFAELLVAGGARVCVPTTLNVGGLDLLHPDEFAGTAERRAKALRLMECYDEMGCRTIWTCAPYQTTPRPAFGQQVAWAESNAIVFANSVLGARTHRYGDFIDICAAITGRAPAVGLHLEENRRGQIVFDLRSLPRALRSASWLLPAIGYLVGERCGNRVPVLLGLEEVDEDGLKALGAAAASSGAVALFHAVGITPEAPTLDAALGGHEAEEWIDVTVDDLQAGLRSLSTVPAAAASRPGAGGDLAIDVVALGSPHFSPREFAELLPLVERHPPSAGVEFVVCTNRLSLDFLEREGALERLRAFGVRVVVDTCVVVAPILRTPAGGVLMTNSGKFAHYAPGNVGFDVVFGSLAECVRSAQAGRLWRDPDLWP; from the coding sequence ATGCCCGCCGGAGCGCCGCCCGAAACCGTCGCGCTGACGGTCCGCGACCGTGCGATGCTTGCGGGCGACCATGGTGCAGCAACGGCGGTCGCCATGCGCATCCTGGTCACGATGGCGGGGGTCTACGGCGCCAAACGTCTCCTGGATATCGAGGGCGCCCACATCGACGGTTGCCTCTACCACGGCGATTCCGGAGTCGACTTCGCGGAGTTGCTGGTGGCGGGCGGCGCCCGGGTGTGCGTGCCGACGACGTTGAACGTGGGCGGTCTCGATCTGCTGCACCCTGACGAGTTCGCGGGAACGGCCGAGCGCCGGGCCAAGGCGTTGCGATTGATGGAGTGCTACGACGAAATGGGCTGCCGCACCATCTGGACCTGCGCCCCCTACCAGACGACGCCGCGACCGGCGTTCGGGCAGCAGGTCGCCTGGGCGGAGAGCAACGCGATCGTGTTCGCGAACTCGGTGCTCGGTGCGCGCACCCACCGCTACGGGGACTTCATCGACATCTGCGCGGCGATCACCGGGCGGGCGCCCGCGGTGGGATTGCACCTGGAGGAGAACCGGCGTGGCCAGATCGTCTTCGATCTGCGGTCGTTGCCGCGGGCTCTCCGGTCGGCGTCCTGGCTGCTGCCGGCGATCGGCTACCTGGTGGGCGAACGCTGCGGCAATCGGGTGCCCGTACTGCTCGGCCTGGAGGAGGTGGACGAAGACGGCCTGAAGGCGTTGGGCGCGGCGGCGGCCTCGTCGGGCGCGGTGGCGCTCTTTCACGCGGTCGGCATCACGCCGGAGGCACCGACTCTGGATGCGGCGCTCGGCGGTCACGAAGCCGAGGAGTGGATCGACGTCACGGTGGATGATTTGCAGGCCGGGCTGCGCAGTCTCTCGACGGTCCCCGCGGCTGCGGCTTCGCGTCCCGGGGCCGGCGGAGACCTGGCGATCGACGTCGTGGCCCTGGGCAGCCCTCACTTCTCTCCGCGCGAGTTCGCTGAACTGCTGCCGCTCGTCGAGCGTCATCCGCCCTCGGCCGGGGTCGAGTTCGTCGTCTGCACCAACCGGCTCTCGCTCGACTTCCTGGAACGGGAAGGGGCTCTGGAGCGGCTGCGCGCCTTCGGTGTCCGCGTGGTCGTCGATACCTGCGTCGTCGTGGCGCCGATCCTGCGCACGCCGGCCGGCGGCGTGCTGATGACGAACTCGGGCAAGTTCGCTCACTACGCGCCCGGCAACGTCGGCTTCGATGTCGTCTTTGGCAGCCTGGCCGAGTGCGTTCGTTCAGCCCAGGCCGGCCGGCTCTGGCGCGACCCGGATCTGTGGCCGTGA
- a CDS encoding DUF126 domain-containing protein encodes MSGVELEGRVLVAGTGAGRVLRLEEPLSFWGGVDPVTGTIIDRRHPRCGESVRGRILVVPYGRGSSSSSSVLLEGVRLGTGPAAVVLRELDGILALGAAVARELYERSPPVILLDAADWEAPSEGAEASVDVSGRLRIAG; translated from the coding sequence GTGAGCGGCGTGGAGCTGGAAGGGCGGGTCCTGGTGGCCGGGACCGGCGCCGGGCGGGTGCTCCGGCTGGAGGAGCCGCTTTCGTTCTGGGGTGGTGTCGATCCGGTCACCGGGACGATCATCGACCGGCGCCATCCGCGTTGCGGTGAGAGTGTCCGCGGCCGCATCCTGGTCGTGCCGTACGGGCGCGGGTCGAGCAGTTCGAGCTCGGTGCTGCTGGAGGGCGTTCGTCTGGGTACGGGGCCGGCCGCCGTCGTGCTTCGCGAGCTCGACGGTATTCTCGCGCTGGGCGCCGCGGTGGCCCGCGAGCTCTACGAGCGGTCGCCACCCGTGATCCTGCTCGATGCGGCCGACTGGGAGGCTCCGTCGGAAGGAGCCGAGGCCTCGGTCGACGTCAGCGGCCGCCTGCGGATCGCAGGTTGA
- a CDS encoding alginate export family protein yields MRKCLIPLALSMTVGTSPGLAQGDEENAPQEPATLGQAIRDADVSLGLRYRVEQSDDDAFDATALASTLRTTLKLQTKAFRGFSFLLEAEDVTPVGNDRTYRNLGYGGLDNGVRDRPIIADPALTAINQAAARLERGPVAFTLGRTELLIGDQRFVGAVGWRQHHQAFDAAALDAQMGADWSLRYAFLNRAHRITGAEEPMGSHVIYVSGPAGPGNLALFGYLLDYDRPGAAANSTSNWGASYNGSREAGAVSVLWELQYAVQSDWADHPGSVDLDYQKTGIGFTRGDVSVRAVREALDGDGAYGFRTPLATLHGFNGWTDKFLGTPAHGLVDLYLRLDHNLDTWNWTVRWHQFRSAVGSMDYGTEIDAMAVWNTPWKQDFGIKLAQYNADEWSTDTFKIWVWTSWTVNLRSAGGR; encoded by the coding sequence ATGCGCAAGTGTCTGATTCCGCTCGCGCTGAGCATGACCGTCGGCACTTCGCCCGGTCTTGCACAAGGCGACGAGGAGAACGCTCCTCAGGAGCCGGCGACGCTCGGACAGGCCATCCGCGACGCGGACGTTTCGCTCGGTCTCCGCTACCGGGTCGAGCAATCCGACGACGACGCCTTCGACGCTACTGCGCTCGCTTCGACCCTGCGGACCACGCTCAAGCTGCAGACCAAGGCCTTTCGCGGCTTCTCCTTCCTGCTCGAAGCGGAGGATGTCACCCCCGTCGGCAACGACCGCACGTACCGGAACCTCGGCTACGGCGGACTCGACAACGGCGTCCGCGACCGGCCGATCATCGCCGATCCCGCTCTCACCGCGATCAACCAGGCGGCGGCTCGCCTGGAGCGGGGGCCGGTGGCCTTCACCCTCGGCCGGACCGAGCTTCTGATCGGCGACCAGCGCTTCGTCGGCGCGGTCGGCTGGCGCCAGCATCACCAGGCCTTCGACGCCGCCGCCCTCGACGCGCAAATGGGCGCCGACTGGTCGCTGCGCTACGCCTTCCTGAACCGGGCCCACCGGATCACCGGCGCCGAGGAGCCGATGGGCTCCCACGTGATCTACGTTTCCGGCCCGGCGGGTCCCGGCAACCTGGCCCTCTTCGGCTACCTGCTGGACTACGACCGACCCGGAGCCGCAGCGAACTCGACCTCCAACTGGGGCGCCAGCTACAACGGTTCGCGCGAGGCCGGTGCGGTCTCCGTTCTGTGGGAACTCCAGTACGCGGTCCAATCGGACTGGGCGGACCACCCCGGCAGCGTTGACCTCGACTACCAGAAGACCGGGATCGGCTTCACCCGGGGAGACGTCAGCGTGCGCGCCGTGCGCGAGGCCCTGGACGGCGACGGCGCCTACGGGTTCCGCACCCCGCTCGCCACCCTGCACGGCTTCAACGGCTGGACCGACAAGTTCCTCGGCACTCCCGCCCACGGCCTGGTCGACCTGTACCTGCGCCTGGACCACAACCTGGACACCTGGAACTGGACGGTCCGCTGGCACCAGTTCCGCTCCGCGGTCGGGAGCATGGACTACGGCACCGAAATCGACGCGATGGCGGTGTGGAACACCCCCTGGAAGCAGGACTTCGGCATCAAGCTGGCGCAGTACAACGCGGACGAGTGGAGCACGGACACGTTCAAGATCTGGGTCTGGACGTCCTGGACCGTCAACCTGCGATCCGCAGGCGGCCGCTGA
- a CDS encoding DUF3604 domain-containing protein has protein sequence MRKSLANSAGALGTTIFLMLCGTLAATAQEADRRALFGDLHVHTRYSFDAFIFGTRTTPDDAYEFARGKAIEHPGGFDLQLDRPLDFLAVTDHANYLGMLEAMSQPDHPLSKLDRAADFTQARTISEKRNAFRSGAYVREHRDVDVIRSAWKRTVEAAERHNDPGAFTTFPAYEYTSSREGGNLHRNVIFRGDAVPDYPYGRSDSINPEDLWAWMDDLRSHGIEALAIPHNSNGSDGHMFQLVNFAGEPIDAAYAETRMRNEPLVEVTQVKGTSDTHPFLSPNDEWADFEIMPYRIAQWNKSKPRGSYARDAYLRGLKLQAERRVNPYRFGLVGASDTHNGGASLDESNFVAKVGILDATAELRGSVPIASEEGVTAYNDTYYKTWSASGLAGVWAEENTRDSIYDAFRRKETFATSGPRIVVRFFAGDYPDDLAERDDAVEVAYAEGVPMGGELPAASESAEPPRFLVWALQDPLGTPLQRVQVIKGWSDDGHGMEQVFDVACSDGLTPDPETHRCPDNGAEVNLSDCSLTPDRGASELVTLWQDPTFEAGQHAFYYLRALENPTCRWSTWDAVKAGVDPRPGLQATIQERAWSSPIWVGGPPTE, from the coding sequence ATGCGGAAGTCGCTCGCCAACTCAGCCGGAGCTCTGGGTACCACGATCTTCCTGATGCTCTGCGGCACGCTCGCCGCGACAGCCCAGGAAGCCGACCGAAGGGCATTGTTCGGCGACCTCCACGTCCACACGCGCTATTCGTTCGACGCCTTCATCTTCGGCACCCGCACGACTCCCGACGACGCCTACGAGTTCGCCAGGGGCAAGGCGATCGAACACCCTGGCGGCTTCGACCTCCAGCTCGACCGACCGCTCGACTTCCTCGCGGTGACCGACCACGCGAACTACCTCGGCATGCTGGAAGCGATGTCCCAGCCCGACCACCCGCTGTCGAAGCTCGACCGCGCCGCGGACTTCACGCAGGCACGGACGATCAGCGAGAAGCGGAATGCCTTCCGCAGCGGCGCCTACGTCCGGGAGCACCGCGACGTGGACGTCATCCGCTCGGCCTGGAAGCGGACAGTCGAGGCCGCCGAGCGCCACAACGACCCGGGGGCCTTCACCACCTTCCCTGCCTACGAGTACACGTCGAGCCGAGAAGGCGGCAACCTGCACCGCAACGTGATCTTCCGCGGCGACGCGGTGCCGGACTACCCATACGGCCGCAGCGACTCGATCAACCCGGAGGACCTCTGGGCGTGGATGGATGATCTCCGGTCGCACGGGATCGAGGCCCTCGCCATCCCCCACAACTCGAACGGCTCCGACGGCCACATGTTCCAGCTCGTCAACTTCGCCGGCGAGCCGATCGACGCCGCCTACGCCGAAACCCGGATGCGGAACGAGCCCCTGGTCGAGGTCACCCAGGTCAAGGGCACCTCCGACACCCACCCCTTCCTGTCGCCGAACGACGAGTGGGCGGACTTCGAGATCATGCCCTACCGGATCGCGCAGTGGAACAAGTCGAAGCCGCGCGGCTCCTACGCCCGCGACGCCTACCTGCGCGGACTCAAGCTCCAGGCCGAGCGGCGCGTCAACCCTTATCGCTTCGGCCTGGTGGGCGCCAGCGACACCCACAACGGCGGCGCCTCGCTCGACGAATCGAACTTCGTCGCAAAGGTCGGCATCCTGGACGCGACGGCCGAACTCCGCGGCTCCGTGCCGATCGCGTCGGAGGAGGGCGTCACGGCCTACAACGACACCTACTACAAAACCTGGAGCGCCTCCGGCCTGGCCGGCGTCTGGGCCGAGGAGAACACCCGCGACTCGATCTACGACGCCTTCCGCCGCAAGGAAACCTTCGCGACGAGCGGCCCCCGCATCGTCGTCCGCTTCTTCGCCGGCGACTATCCGGACGACCTGGCTGAGCGCGACGACGCGGTCGAAGTGGCCTATGCCGAGGGCGTGCCGATGGGCGGCGAACTGCCAGCAGCGTCCGAAAGCGCGGAGCCTCCGCGGTTCCTCGTCTGGGCTCTTCAGGATCCACTCGGCACGCCGCTGCAGCGGGTTCAGGTGATCAAGGGCTGGAGTGACGACGGACACGGGATGGAACAGGTGTTCGACGTCGCCTGCTCGGACGGCCTGACTCCCGATCCCGAAACCCATCGCTGCCCCGACAACGGCGCCGAAGTGAATCTCAGCGACTGCAGCCTCACGCCCGACAGGGGGGCGTCGGAGCTCGTCACGCTCTGGCAGGATCCGACCTTCGAAGCCGGGCAGCACGCCTTCTACTACCTCCGGGCGCTGGAGAACCCCACCTGCCGCTGGTCGACCTGGGACGCTGTCAAGGCCGGAGTCGATCCGAGGCCGGGGCTCCAGGCGACGATCCAGGAACGCGCCTGGTCGTCGCCGATCTGGGTCGGCGGCCCACCGACCGAGTGA